A window of the Gordonia humi genome harbors these coding sequences:
- the prcA gene encoding proteasome subunit alpha, with amino-acid sequence MTFPYYASAEQIMRDRSELARKGIARGRSVIALTYDEGVLFVAHNPSNTLRKISEIYDRIGFAAVGKYNEFESLRKAGIQLADLRGYSYDRADVTGLSLASAYANTLGTVFTEQAKPFEVELCVAEVGRYDTRTPSQLYRIGYDGSIVDEQSFLVMGGATEPIVTSMTESYRSDMPLEEALRAAARALATPAEKNDKTEQSTASPTLPVAEIEAAVLDRTRTRRAFRRLTDERVAELLGED; translated from the coding sequence ATGACCTTTCCGTACTACGCGAGTGCCGAGCAGATCATGCGCGACCGCTCGGAACTGGCGCGCAAGGGCATCGCTCGCGGACGCAGCGTCATCGCCCTGACCTACGACGAGGGCGTGCTGTTCGTCGCGCACAATCCGTCCAACACGCTCCGCAAGATCAGCGAGATCTACGATCGGATCGGATTCGCCGCGGTCGGCAAGTACAACGAGTTCGAGAGTCTGCGCAAGGCCGGGATTCAGCTCGCCGATCTGCGCGGATACTCGTACGACCGCGCCGATGTGACCGGGCTGTCGCTGGCCAGCGCATACGCGAACACGCTCGGCACCGTCTTCACCGAGCAGGCCAAGCCGTTCGAGGTCGAGTTGTGCGTCGCCGAGGTCGGGCGCTACGACACGCGGACCCCGTCGCAGCTGTACCGCATCGGATACGACGGGTCCATCGTCGACGAGCAGTCGTTCCTGGTGATGGGCGGTGCCACCGAGCCGATCGTCACGTCGATGACGGAGTCCTATCGCTCGGACATGCCGCTCGAGGAGGCACTGCGCGCGGCCGCACGCGCACTCGCGACGCCCGCGGAGAAGAACGACAAGACCGAGCAGTCGACGGCGTCGCCGACCCTTCCGGTCGCCGAGATCGAGGCCGCGGTCCTCGACCGCACGCGCACCCGGCGCGCATTCCGGCGGCTCACCGACGAGCGGGTCGCCGAACTGTTGGGAGAGGACTGA